A segment of the Sphingopyxis sp. OAS728 genome:
TCAGCGATCCGCTGACCGCAGCCTAAAGGCGCGTATGCCGGGCGCGCCATCGGCCGCCCGGCGCTTCGGCCATTATGTCGAAGCGCAAAGCCGCGTCGCGCACCCACACCTTGGGCTAGGCTTCGCGATACCAACGATCGGCTCCCCTGACATTCGGCATGATTGTACGCGAAGCGCGCCCGAGGCACGCTCGCCGAACATCATCAAGGCCACGACCATGTCGCAGTTGATACGCCGGACAGAACGCGAATCGGACATGCAATGCAGCGCTTCGCCGTGGCCCGTCGATCAGGCCGCCGAGAGACATAATCCGGAAGGGCTTCGCGGCGCAGCAACGGGCGGGAGCTGGGCCGGCAGACGATTTCTTTCCGCGCGCATCGTCCATCTCCTGCGGCCCGCGACCAAACAGATATTCGCCCGGCCCGCCGACCCGTTGAGCGTGGCGCTCAGCTATGAAATTCTACGCAACGGGATCGGCGTGCTCGCGCTGGCCTTTCCGATCGTGATGCTGGTGGGCGGCGGGCTCGGCGATATCCAGAGCTCGCTCAGCGCTTATTATCATTTCTCCCCGGCCGCGCCGACGCAATATGGAGCGGGAACAATGCGCGATGCCTTCGTCGGCATGCTCTGCGCGATCGGCTCGTTCCTCTTCTTTTATCGCGGCCACTCGCTTCAGGAGGATCTGGCGCTGAATGCGGCGGGCATTTCGGTCGTTCTCGTCGCCTTCATGCCGATGGACTGGCCGGCGGCGGCGACGTCATCGACGAGCATCGCGGGGACCATCCACTGGGTTTCCGCCACGGTCTTTTTTGTGATGATCGCCTATGTCTGCATTTTCCGCGCCCGCGACACGCTTTGCCTGACGTGCGATGCAGCGCGCCGCAGGACATTCGAACGCATATATCTCGTCCTCGGGTCGCTGATGTTTTTGACCCCCGCTGCAGCCGCGATTTCGTTCGACCGGAGCGGCTATGCGACGCTCATCATCGAAATCTGCGGCATTATCGTCTTTTCGTCCTTCTGGCTGGTCAAGGGCTATGAGATCAGATCGTCGTTGCGCAGGACTATCGACGCCGATTAGCGCGCCATCGGATGAAAAGAAGCACCCACGCTGCGGGCGGCGCGCCAGGCGTGGAGTAGCAAAACAAATCCTTGAGCCCCGATCGAGAGGGCGCGCATCTTCGGTGGATCGTTGAAATTGCAACGCTGCGCATAGCTTGCAGCGTGACGCTCTGGATGCCCCGCGAGGATTATAACTTTTCGTCCTAACTCGTCCAAACTGGTGTCAAATGCTGGGAAAAATCGTCGCTTTTTCAACGAAATCTGATATCATCCATTCCCATCGAAACCCGTCGTTGCCAGCCCAAAATGAGGGAGGAAATGAGGGAGGAGATTTTGGCTGTTAGGTAGACAATGTGGTTGGGCTGACTTCCAGATTCATCCAACACGCAAAGCCGGGGCGTCACTGCGACGGACTCGGATTGTATTTACTTGTCGGACCGACAGGTTGCCGTTCGTGGATATTGCGGGTTCAGGTTCGCGGTAAGCGGCGAGACATTGGCCTCGGAGGCGTTGTGCTGGCGCCTCTGGGACGGGTGAGCAATATCGGCACAGACGTTCCGCTTGAGAGCAAGACCCATCTCAGCCTTTCCGAAGTTCGGGAGCTTTCCATCCGGCTTCGGAATGCCGCGAAGGCAGGCAAGGATCCTGCGGCCGAACTCAAGCGCGATCGCAAGCTCGCTCCGACATTCAAGGAGGCGGTCGAGGCCGCGCACAAAGCGCTTTCGGACAGCTGGAGCGAACGGGAGGCCAAGGCCTTTCTCGCGTCTCTCAAAAACCATGCCTACGCGCCCCTTGGCAACAAGCGCGTCGATTCCGTCACCGCTGATGATGTTGCTTCCACGCTCACCGCGATCTGGAAGTCCAAGCCCTCGATCGCGAAAAAGGTTCGGCGTCGCATCAACGTGGTGCTCGACTTTGCTTCGGCGAAGGGCTGGCGAACGACCGCAGCTCCGCGTGAACAGGTGCGTGTACTGACTGGCAAGGGCAAGAAGGGCGGAAACTTTCCGTCGATGCCGTACGAGGATGCGCCAGCCTACTGGAAGCATCTTGCAAGCCAGCGGCAGACCGTCGGACGTCTCGCCTTGATGTTCTTGATGACAACAGGCGCCCGATCGATCGAGGTGCGTGAGGCGACATGGCGCCACATCGATCTGGAGCGAGGCGAATGGGCCAGACCGGTGGAATTGATGCGCAAGTCGGAACAGGCCCATGTCATCACGCTGAACGAAGCGGCGATCGGCATCCTCCGGAAGATTAGGATCCTGCTGCCGCCCGCGGGGCCCGATGACTTCCTCTTCGCCAATCGCAAGGGTGGAATGATCAGCGACATGACGATTTCGAAGGTCATGCGTGATGATAATCAGCCCTTCGTTCCCCACGGATTCCGCGCCAGCCTCCGAACCTGGGCAGCGGAAAAACAGCCTTTGATCCCTGAACCAGTCGCGGAAGCTGCGTTGTCCCATGTCATCCCGGATGCGGTCATCAAGGCTTACAATCGGGCCGCCTTTCTCGACATGCGCCGAAAGCTGCTCGATCAATGGGGGGCCTTCATCGTAGAGGACAAGTGGAGCGTCCTTCTACCGGGCGACCTCGTTGTAACGAGCACCGCCTAGGCGGCCTGGCGATAGGAAGCAGGGTCCGAAATCCACTGATCGACTTCGGATTCATACCAGCCGGTGGCCTGGATGCCGATGCGGACCTGTCGCGGGAATGTGCCCTCACCGATCATGCGGTAAATCGTCGACCGCGACAGGCCGGTTCGGGCGAGCACTGTTTTCAGCCTAATGATTCTCTGCTCGAGCGTCATGGTCGGTTCCTCCGCCGTAGCTTGCGAAACTCCCTGTCGCCCGACATGAATATCTCGACCATCGCGGGAACGAGCCGCTCAGGCGGCAAGGGCTCGGCGAGACCGTTTGCTGACGCGTGCACCCGCGCATAATCAATGAGGTCGCGCAGGACAGCGCCACCAACCTCAATGCTGAGCTTGACGGGTTTGTCTTCGGCGATCGCGCCCAATCGAAGTTTCGTCATTGCCAGTCGCCTGGGTCGATCGGCTCGAACACCAGATCTTTCGTCACGAAAACCGCGAATGCGTAGCCAGGCCGGATGGTCAGGGTTGGGCGAACCGCCAGCTCGCGCTCGACCACCCTTCGGCCCGCCTCGCCGGTCGTGTCCTGCATGCCGGTGCGCAGGGCGCGGGCGAGGTCATCTTCGCCGCCCAAGCTGAGTTCGCCGCCAACACCCAACAAGGTCGAGACGAGAGCGGCCCGGAACATGCGGCCCCAGTGATTGTTCACGCGGTCCTGCAGCCCCGCCATACCCGACGCGTCGGCGCCGGGTTGGCGATCGAGCCGGATCGAGCGGCCGCCCGGCAATATGAGCCGGTCCCAGACAAGCAGGACACGGCTCTGACCTGCCGCGATTTCGCTGTCATACTCGCCAACCAGCCGGGCTCCCTGCGGAATGAGCAGGACGCGCCCTGTCGGACTGTCGTAGACGTTTTGCGTCACCTGCGCGCTGATCAGCCCCGGAAGATCCGAACGGATCCCCGTAACCAACGCAGCCGGAATGAGCGTCCCGGCCTGCACGACATAGGGTGAGCTTGGCGCCATGATGCGCTCGGTGCTCTGGATCGGCCCCTTACTTCCGCCGGCGAGGAACTGGCGTCGGCTATCCGGGACCGGTGTCGGAGTTCCGGCGCCGCGGTCCGCCAAGGGAGTCGGGGCAGCCGAAGGGGATGCTTCCTCTCGCGGGGCGCCCTCGCTGGCGAGGAAGAGGCGGCTCGCCCGGGCGCTGTCACCCTCTTGTACGGCGCGCTGCCGCGCCTGTTCAGCGGCCGATTGCCGCGGATCGTGCTGCTCACCCGCGGTTGCAGCGATCGGAGGCACCGGTACAGCTTTGCCTTCCGCCTGGGCCGCTACGATCGGACGGCCGAGGTCCCCGGGCAGCGGTGGCCCGAGCTTGGGGACCTTGCCATAATCTGCGGGCGCGCTCGTCACCGCATCGGGGCGCGCCGTGCTGGCTGTCTCGTAAAGTTCCTTCGGCTCACTCGCCGACGGAGTGCGGAGCGCCCAAAACAGCGAAGCGGCGATCGCGAGCCCGGCGACGCCTCCGGCGGCGGCAATAGCCCTACGCGAGAGGCGCATGACGCGCGGCCTCTCGCCTTCCAGCCGAAAGGCTTCGGGGCTAGGGGGAGCGACGGCAACGGCGGTCTCGGACTCCGCCTCGGGCGTAGCGGGCGCGCTCATGAGCGCCCCCGAAGACGCCTGATGTCGCGCTCGATCCGGACGGCCTTGGCGCCGCGACCGCTTCCGAGCCGCAGTTCGCCCCGGTCGAAAAGACGGTCGACGATTATGAAACGTCCATCAACCCGGTAATTGACCAGTTCTGCGGCGCCCTTCTCGCCGAGAATGAAGAGCGGCGGCATGTCGGAACTCGCGACCCCGTCCCCGAATTCGACGAAGAGCTGTCGCCCGTCGTCGAACACGCGAAGCGGCCGCCACGGCACTCGGTCTCCCGATATTCGATAGGCGAAGCTCAGCGCTGAGAAATCAATGCCGCGTGCCACCGGTGCCGCTCGGGCACGCTCGGCCTCGGCGGCCCGGAGCGCGATCAACTCGTCTTGCGGATAGGACCAGGAGACCGCCGCCATATAGGTGGCGGGAGTCGCGCGAAGCTCGAGGTGATAGGTCCGACGGCTGGTGTTGATGACGATATTCGTCATGATGTCGGCGCGCGTTGGCTTCACCAGGATATGAACCCGCCGCGAGGCGCCCGATCCGCTCACCGTATCGCCGATGATCCAGCGCACCGTGTCGCCGGCCGCGACAGGTCCCGGCCCGACCAGCTCCTCGCCTTCCTGAAGCGCGATGTCGGTCACCTGTCCGGGCGCGGCGTAGACCTGGAACAAGGCGCCTTCCGCCCAGGCATATTTCTGGATGGCGTTGAGGAAGGTCGCGCGCTCGGGCTGGACGCGCGCGGCATCATTGGCGCGGCCGACGCTCTGCCGAGGGTCGCGGGATTCGGCGGCGGCCGCTGGCAAAATCATGCCAAGCGCCGCAATGCCGGCGAGCAGCGAATAGTGAAAATCTGCGGTCATTGATTGAGCTCCTTGGACCAGGAAATAGCAGTCACAAAAACTCCAAGCGGATTGCGGCGGAGGGCATCGGAGGTGCGCGGCGGCACGTGGGTGACGGTGAGGATCGCGGACCAGCGCGCGGTCTCGATCAGGCTCCCGTCCTGATAACGGCGCTCCGTCCATGCGATCCGGAAACTATCCTTCGACGCCCGGATTACGCTGGACACATCGACCGCGACCTGGACCTTACCGATCTCGGCAAATGGGTCGTTGTTGCGCGCATGGTCGTTGAGCGCCTGCGCACCGGTTGCCGCCGTAAAGTCGTATGCCGACAGCCAGTCCTTGCGCAGCACCACCGGATCGGCAGGGATCGAGCGCACATGCTCGATGAAGCGCGCGAGATGGAAAGCCGTCTGCGGGTCGGTCGGCTGATAATCCTCTTCGGCCGGCGCGATCGCACGCACTTCGCCGAGCTTGTCGACCTCGACCACCCAGGGCGTGATCGTCCCGCGCGCCGAGTGCCAGACGAGGCCGGCCGCGAGACCGCCCGAGAGAAGAAGCGAACCGAAGAAGGCAAGACGCCAGTTCTTCGCCTGGACACGCGCCGATCCGATGCGGTCATCCCAGACCTGCGCGGCGCGCTGGTAGGGCGTGACCGGCTCGGGCGCGCGGCCATAATGATTATGGGGTCTTCTGAACATGTTCGATCAGTCCTTTTCGCTGATGTCGGGCGCCGAGCCGCCGCCGTGGCTGTCGCCGCCTTTGAGGGTGTGCGCGCCGATGGTCGCACCCTGCGTCACCATCTGGCGCCGGCGCATGGCCGCCGCCCAAGCCGGCGGCGCGCTCTCACCGCTCGCGGGCACCGCGCTATCGGCTGCGCCATCGCGCCCGGCTGCGAAGTTGGCGCGGGTCTTTTCGGCCGCGCTGCGGAGCGGCGAGGTGGCGCGGCTCCCAGCGGTGCGCGCCACATTGGCGAGACCCGACCCGACCGCCCTCGCCCCGCTTTTTCCGGCAGCGCCTGCCGCATACGCCGCCGATGCGCTTCCGGCACCACGGGCTCCGGCAGCAGCCGTGCCCCGCGCCGCCGCGGCCGCCGCGCCGCCCGCGAGCGTCGCGCCAGCGGCGCCGGCGGCGAGCGTCGCGCCCGCCGCGACCGTCGTGCCCGCCGCCGCGCCGGCTCCGAGCTGCGGTCCGCCCGCAACGATGCCATTGGCGATGTTGGGGCCGAAGATGCCAAGGCCGAGAAGCGTCAGCGCACCGAGCGCGATGGCCATCGCCTGTTCTATGTCGGGCTCTGGCCCCATGCCCGCGTTGAGGAAGCGGTCGAACAGCGTCGTGCCGATGCCGGTGATCACGGCGAGCACCAGCACCTTGATGCCCGAGGATATGATATGTCCGAGCACCCGTTCGGCCATGAAGGCCGTGCGCCCGAAAAAGGCGAAGGGAATGAGCACGAACCCCGCCAAGGTCACCAGCTTGAACTCGAGGATCGTCACGAAGACCTGCACCGCGAGGATGAAGAAGGCGAGCACGACGATGACCCACGCGACGAGCAGGATCATGATCTGGACGAAATTGGTGAAGAGCCCGACCGGCCCCAAAAGATCGGCGCTCGCATCGAGCAGGGGTTCGGCCGCGTCGAGCCCCGTGGCCGCAATGACGCCGGGCCGCATGAAATCGCCGATCGCCATCGCGCCGCCGCTCGCTTTCAGACCGAGCCCCGCGAAGCTTTCGAGCAGGATCGTGGCCAGGCTCTGGAAGTTGCCGATGATGAAGGCGAAGAAGCCGATGTAGAGCGTCTTCTTAACGAGCCGCTGCACGACATCCTCGTCGGCACCCCACGCCCAGAAGAGCGCCGCGATCGTCACATCGATCACGATCAGCGTCGAGGATAGGAAGCCGACCTCGCCGCCGAGCAGGCCGAAGCCGCTGTCGATATAGGTCGAAAAGACCGACAGAAACTGGTCGATAACGCCGGTATCGTTCATCTCGCATCCTTTTCGTGGCCGAAGAAGTGCCGCCGCTTCGCGTCCCAGGCCGCCTCGCATTCAGCATCGGCGACCGTAACGGTGCGGCAGCGGCGAAGCGTGCCGAGATCGGGTCGTGCGTCCGCTCCGGAGATCTGCGCGGGAGCGAACGCACGCGGCACGGGCGGGTCGAGCGCGGCCAGAAGCCCGAGCGCCAGCGCCATGCCGCCGACGATCGCGCCTGCCACGAGCTTCCCCGCCCGGCCCATCTCAATGGCCCTTGCGGAAGCGGCGGAAGCGTTCGCGCCCTTCGGCCTCGGCGGCGGCGGCGCGCGCGGCGTCCAGCATTTCGGCGCGGCCCTGCGCCGCGATCGCGGCGGCGAGATCGCCAAGCTGCTGCGACTGGAGCGCGAGCAGCTGGTTGCCCGCCTGCGCCGCCTGCAGCGCGCCGGTCGCCGACTGGCTGGCGGTGACCAAAGTGCCGATCGACTGGCGCGACGCCCCCATGTTGCCGACCACCCCGGCCTGCACCTTCATCGCGTCCTGGAAAGCGCCGACGCTGTCG
Coding sequences within it:
- a CDS encoding tyrosine-type recombinase/integrase — its product is MVGLTSRFIQHAKPGRHCDGLGLYLLVGPTGCRSWILRVQVRGKRRDIGLGGVVLAPLGRVSNIGTDVPLESKTHLSLSEVRELSIRLRNAAKAGKDPAAELKRDRKLAPTFKEAVEAAHKALSDSWSEREAKAFLASLKNHAYAPLGNKRVDSVTADDVASTLTAIWKSKPSIAKKVRRRINVVLDFASAKGWRTTAAPREQVRVLTGKGKKGGNFPSMPYEDAPAYWKHLASQRQTVGRLALMFLMTTGARSIEVREATWRHIDLERGEWARPVELMRKSEQAHVITLNEAAIGILRKIRILLPPAGPDDFLFANRKGGMISDMTISKVMRDDNQPFVPHGFRASLRTWAAEKQPLIPEPVAEAALSHVIPDAVIKAYNRAAFLDMRRKLLDQWGAFIVEDKWSVLLPGDLVVTSTA
- a CDS encoding helix-turn-helix transcriptional regulator, whose protein sequence is MTLEQRIIRLKTVLARTGLSRSTIYRMIGEGTFPRQVRIGIQATGWYESEVDQWISDPASYRQAA
- a CDS encoding DUF2274 domain-containing protein: MTKLRLGAIAEDKPVKLSIEVGGAVLRDLIDYARVHASANGLAEPLPPERLVPAMVEIFMSGDREFRKLRRRNRP
- a CDS encoding TrbI/VirB10 family protein — protein: MSAPATPEAESETAVAVAPPSPEAFRLEGERPRVMRLSRRAIAAAGGVAGLAIAASLFWALRTPSASEPKELYETASTARPDAVTSAPADYGKVPKLGPPLPGDLGRPIVAAQAEGKAVPVPPIAATAGEQHDPRQSAAEQARQRAVQEGDSARASRLFLASEGAPREEASPSAAPTPLADRGAGTPTPVPDSRRQFLAGGSKGPIQSTERIMAPSSPYVVQAGTLIPAALVTGIRSDLPGLISAQVTQNVYDSPTGRVLLIPQGARLVGEYDSEIAAGQSRVLLVWDRLILPGGRSIRLDRQPGADASGMAGLQDRVNNHWGRMFRAALVSTLLGVGGELSLGGEDDLARALRTGMQDTTGEAGRRVVERELAVRPTLTIRPGYAFAVFVTKDLVFEPIDPGDWQ
- the trbG gene encoding P-type conjugative transfer protein TrbG, with protein sequence MTADFHYSLLAGIAALGMILPAAAAESRDPRQSVGRANDAARVQPERATFLNAIQKYAWAEGALFQVYAAPGQVTDIALQEGEELVGPGPVAAGDTVRWIIGDTVSGSGASRRVHILVKPTRADIMTNIVINTSRRTYHLELRATPATYMAAVSWSYPQDELIALRAAEAERARAAPVARGIDFSALSFAYRISGDRVPWRPLRVFDDGRQLFVEFGDGVASSDMPPLFILGEKGAAELVNYRVDGRFIIVDRLFDRGELRLGSGRGAKAVRIERDIRRLRGRS
- the trbF gene encoding conjugal transfer protein TrbF, translating into MFRRPHNHYGRAPEPVTPYQRAAQVWDDRIGSARVQAKNWRLAFFGSLLLSGGLAAGLVWHSARGTITPWVVEVDKLGEVRAIAPAEEDYQPTDPQTAFHLARFIEHVRSIPADPVVLRKDWLSAYDFTAATGAQALNDHARNNDPFAEIGKVQVAVDVSSVIRASKDSFRIAWTERRYQDGSLIETARWSAILTVTHVPPRTSDALRRNPLGVFVTAISWSKELNQ
- the trbL gene encoding P-type conjugative transfer protein TrbL, giving the protein MNDTGVIDQFLSVFSTYIDSGFGLLGGEVGFLSSTLIVIDVTIAALFWAWGADEDVVQRLVKKTLYIGFFAFIIGNFQSLATILLESFAGLGLKASGGAMAIGDFMRPGVIAATGLDAAEPLLDASADLLGPVGLFTNFVQIMILLVAWVIVVLAFFILAVQVFVTILEFKLVTLAGFVLIPFAFFGRTAFMAERVLGHIISSGIKVLVLAVITGIGTTLFDRFLNAGMGPEPDIEQAMAIALGALTLLGLGIFGPNIANGIVAGGPQLGAGAAAGTTVAAGATLAAGAAGATLAGGAAAAAARGTAAAGARGAGSASAAYAAGAAGKSGARAVGSGLANVARTAGSRATSPLRSAAEKTRANFAAGRDGAADSAVPASGESAPPAWAAAMRRRQMVTQGATIGAHTLKGGDSHGGGSAPDISEKD
- the trbK-alt gene encoding putative entry exclusion protein TrbK-alt, whose product is MAGAIVGGMALALGLLAALDPPVPRAFAPAQISGADARPDLGTLRRCRTVTVADAECEAAWDAKRRHFFGHEKDAR